In a genomic window of Thalassotalea piscium:
- a CDS encoding tetratricopeptide repeat-containing sulfotransferase family protein, which translates to MTSKINKSQVHPAISSNQQQRFSSAEQAFTKQDFQTAESLYRQLIQENVQVPKIYTQLAMLCAMSNRIAEAKSLWTYALTIAPAFVDALLGLGDICKYEKNFIKAADYYKKVIAGNPQHALAYLNLSYCYKQIGKLNDSITACEKALAIAPNYIQAKEFLGQVLITKGDLTQAKQVLNSVLSENSKSVKALYALGNLLKSQGDFEQARECYQQIFSIQPEFSQAHFTYSVIHKYVDKNDPHVRLMQSQYQKPNINLDNKIQLCFALAKAFEDIQDYETAFKFLDEGNSLRFGGYNYHIDSDDLFIKNIIKIFNKEAISAINIETESSEIPIFIVGMPRSGTSLVEKILATHTKVHGAGELEYFFELGTSGLLSETSDFLFLPLNNYAKKTLQDIGKVYIEKIKSLTKEESYITDKLPFNMLLVGLIKLVLPNAKIIHCVRDAKDNCVSIYKKNFTTDNYRFAYNLKALGQFHRLYTELMAHWHLTFPGEIYDVHYESLISNPEIEIRKLIKACGLEWQEECLNFHKSKAVVTTASAYQVRQPIYNSSVGLWQKYESFLSPLLNELDKS; encoded by the coding sequence ATGACTTCTAAGATCAACAAATCTCAAGTTCACCCAGCTATTTCATCGAATCAACAACAACGCTTTTCATCAGCAGAACAGGCTTTTACTAAACAAGACTTTCAAACTGCGGAGTCATTATATCGGCAGCTAATACAAGAAAATGTACAAGTACCTAAAATTTATACTCAGCTTGCAATGTTGTGTGCAATGTCTAACAGAATAGCTGAAGCTAAAAGTTTATGGACATACGCGTTGACTATAGCGCCGGCGTTTGTTGATGCATTACTTGGGTTGGGCGATATATGTAAATATGAGAAGAACTTTATAAAAGCAGCAGACTATTATAAAAAAGTGATTGCGGGAAACCCACAACATGCCTTGGCGTACTTAAATTTAAGCTACTGTTATAAACAAATTGGTAAGCTTAATGACAGCATAACTGCATGTGAAAAAGCTTTGGCGATTGCGCCAAACTATATTCAAGCAAAAGAGTTTTTAGGGCAAGTGCTTATTACTAAAGGAGATTTAACTCAAGCTAAACAGGTGCTTAATAGCGTGTTAAGCGAAAATTCAAAAAGTGTGAAAGCACTTTATGCCTTGGGTAATTTACTAAAATCACAAGGTGATTTTGAGCAGGCGCGTGAGTGTTATCAACAAATTTTTTCTATTCAACCTGAATTTTCACAGGCACACTTTACTTACTCCGTAATTCACAAATATGTTGATAAAAACGACCCTCACGTAAGGTTGATGCAATCGCAATATCAAAAGCCTAATATAAATCTGGACAATAAAATACAGCTGTGTTTTGCATTAGCAAAAGCCTTTGAAGATATACAAGACTACGAAACTGCGTTTAAGTTTCTAGATGAAGGGAATAGCTTGAGGTTTGGTGGTTATAATTATCATATTGATTCAGATGATCTGTTTATTAAAAATATTATCAAAATTTTTAATAAAGAAGCAATCAGTGCTATTAATATTGAAACTGAAAGCTCTGAAATCCCCATTTTTATTGTAGGAATGCCGCGCTCTGGAACATCGTTAGTGGAAAAGATCTTGGCAACACATACCAAGGTACACGGGGCAGGTGAGTTAGAGTACTTTTTTGAGTTAGGGACCAGTGGTTTACTAAGTGAGACTTCAGACTTTTTATTTTTACCACTGAATAACTACGCTAAGAAAACGCTACAAGATATTGGTAAGGTATACATTGAAAAGATAAAAAGTCTCACTAAAGAAGAGAGTTATATAACTGATAAACTCCCCTTTAATATGCTGTTAGTGGGTTTAATTAAGTTAGTGTTACCTAATGCAAAAATTATTCACTGCGTGAGAGACGCGAAAGATAATTGCGTATCAATATATAAAAAGAACTTTACTACCGATAATTATCGCTTTGCCTATAACTTAAAGGCTTTGGGCCAATTTCATCGGTTATACACAGAATTAATGGCGCATTGGCACCTTACTTTTCCAGGAGAGATATATGATGTTCATTATGAATCCTTGATTTCGAATCCTGAAATTGAAATAAGAAAGTTAATAAAAGCGTGTGGTTTAGAGTGGCAAGAAGAGTGCTTAAACTTTCATAAGTCAAAGGCGGTAGTAACAACCGCTAGTGCATACCAAGTTAGGCAACCTATTTACAATAGTTCTGTTGGGTTATGGCAAAAATATGAAAGTTTTCTTTCCCCCTTGCTAAATGAGTTAGACAAGTCTTAA
- a CDS encoding DUF3450 domain-containing protein, with product MSKLSKKSLIASTIIGALTLSVSNLAAADKLSDLQNEEARIISASVKSQKKINSIYEQTIDMLGEYRNTVDEAEVLKGYNDHVQRMVDGQKANIASLQQQIAGIDKTKQGVVPLMYKMIDTLDKFVQLDVPMNLEARKERIENLRDVMNDSNVSVSEQFRLVLEAYEIEATYGTIFDAYQGELDLGGQVLTADFVHMGRIALIAQSLDMKNAWVWNNQSRSWDELGDEYLKSVTDSIRMARKQLPMDLTKLPVFAAGAK from the coding sequence ATGTCCAAATTAAGCAAAAAAAGCCTTATCGCTTCGACGATAATCGGCGCCTTAACATTATCAGTGAGCAACTTAGCAGCTGCTGATAAACTTTCAGATCTACAAAATGAAGAAGCGCGTATTATTAGTGCTTCTGTAAAATCACAAAAGAAAATTAACAGTATTTACGAACAAACCATCGATATGCTTGGTGAATACCGTAACACTGTTGATGAAGCTGAAGTATTGAAAGGCTATAACGATCACGTACAACGAATGGTTGACGGTCAAAAAGCTAACATTGCATCATTACAACAACAAATTGCAGGTATTGATAAAACCAAGCAAGGTGTTGTTCCGCTAATGTATAAGATGATTGATACCTTAGATAAGTTCGTACAACTTGATGTGCCAATGAACCTAGAAGCACGTAAAGAGCGTATTGAAAACTTACGTGACGTAATGAACGATTCAAACGTTTCTGTATCAGAGCAATTTCGTTTAGTGCTTGAAGCCTACGAAATTGAAGCTACTTACGGTACTATTTTTGATGCATACCAAGGTGAGTTAGACCTAGGTGGTCAAGTGTTAACTGCTGACTTCGTTCATATGGGACGTATCGCATTAATTGCACAGTCTCTTGATATGAAAAATGCTTGGGTTTGGAATAACCAATCTCGTTCATGGGATGAATTAGGTGACGAATACTTAAAATCTGTTACCGACTCTATTCGTATGGCACGTAAACAGTTGCCAATGGACTTAACTAAATTACCAGTATTTGCAGCAGGAGCAAAATAA
- a CDS encoding MotA/TolQ/ExbB proton channel family protein, with amino-acid sequence MKKTINFVLLAASMTLGLSTAANANELDKLLQQVKNDRISQAKLDKKREAEFTSARADKQALLNKAKAELKAQQERNKRLTKEYADNEITLAQKEVELDTAQGTLGEMFGVSRAAAATAYGQIVTSIVSAEYPGRGEKLNEIANSKKIPELEQLEELWIALQTEMTQSGQVSQFNVEVTKLDGSKSTEQVTRIGTFNLVSANGFLNYNDEVGQVQPLAKQPAGYISDTASKFFGETSGYHPVYIDPSRGAILALETRKKTLMEFYHEGKEVGYGITVLLIIGMLIALERMIVLGAVSAKMKAQEKNLDQPNENNPLGRLLKVYHDNKGADSETLELKLDEAILRETPKVDRGINLIKMFAAIAPLMGLLGTVIGMIMTFQTITLFGTGDPKIMAGNISLALVTTALGLIAALPLILVHSIVAGRSKSVLHKLDEQSAGLIAAIAEKESN; translated from the coding sequence ATGAAGAAAACTATTAATTTTGTGTTACTTGCCGCATCAATGACACTTGGTTTGTCTACAGCAGCTAACGCTAATGAACTAGACAAATTATTACAGCAAGTTAAAAATGACCGTATTTCTCAAGCAAAACTTGATAAAAAGCGTGAAGCTGAATTCACATCTGCACGTGCAGACAAGCAAGCTTTATTAAATAAAGCAAAAGCTGAATTAAAAGCACAACAAGAACGTAACAAGCGTTTAACGAAAGAATATGCGGATAATGAAATTACATTAGCGCAAAAAGAAGTTGAACTAGACACGGCTCAAGGTACATTAGGTGAAATGTTCGGTGTAAGCCGCGCAGCAGCCGCTACTGCTTATGGTCAAATTGTTACATCGATTGTAAGTGCTGAATACCCAGGCCGTGGTGAAAAACTTAACGAAATTGCCAACTCTAAAAAAATTCCAGAGTTAGAGCAACTAGAAGAGTTATGGATTGCACTACAAACTGAAATGACTCAATCAGGTCAGGTTTCACAGTTTAACGTAGAAGTAACTAAGTTAGACGGAAGCAAGTCGACTGAACAAGTTACACGTATTGGTACTTTTAACTTAGTTTCTGCAAACGGTTTCTTGAACTACAACGATGAAGTTGGTCAAGTTCAACCTCTTGCTAAGCAACCTGCAGGTTATATTTCCGATACTGCGTCAAAGTTTTTTGGTGAAACTTCTGGCTACCATCCTGTATATATCGACCCTTCACGTGGCGCTATCTTAGCATTAGAAACACGTAAGAAAACCCTAATGGAATTTTACCATGAAGGTAAAGAAGTTGGTTACGGTATTACGGTATTGTTAATTATCGGTATGTTGATTGCTCTTGAGCGTATGATTGTATTAGGCGCGGTAAGTGCAAAAATGAAAGCTCAAGAGAAAAATCTTGATCAACCGAATGAAAACAACCCTCTAGGTCGTTTATTGAAGGTTTATCATGACAACAAGGGTGCAGATTCTGAAACGTTAGAGCTTAAACTTGATGAAGCCATATTACGCGAAACGCCAAAAGTTGATCGTGGTATTAACTTAATCAAGATGTTTGCGGCGATTGCACCATTAATGGGTCTATTAGGTACGGTTATTGGTATGATCATGACCTTCCAAACAATTACATTATTTGGTACAGGTGACCCGAAAATTATGGCGGGTAACATCTCACTAGCACTTGTAACAACAGCGCTAGGTTTAATAGCGGCATTACCATTAATTCTAGTTCATAGCATTGTAGCTGGACGTAGTAAATCTGTACTTCACAAATTAGACGAGCAAAGTGCTGGTTTAATTGCTGCAATTGCAGAGAAGGAGTCTAACTAA
- a CDS encoding MotA/TolQ/ExbB proton channel family protein produces the protein MLFLIELIESVRSFVATGGNVLYFVAFALLLMWILMIERYWFLSANYPQLRDDIIARWEAREDTTSWYAHRIRDTWISEATELLERNMITIKTLVAMCPLIGLLGTVTGMISVFETMAQQGTGNPRLMAAGISMATIPTMAGMVAALSGVFFSSRLDAKVKLAKAKLVDSLPHH, from the coding sequence ATGTTATTCCTGATAGAGCTTATCGAATCTGTCAGGAGTTTTGTTGCAACTGGCGGTAATGTACTTTACTTTGTCGCCTTTGCGCTCTTATTGATGTGGATACTAATGATAGAACGTTATTGGTTCTTATCAGCTAACTATCCTCAACTACGTGATGACATTATCGCACGTTGGGAAGCTAGAGAAGATACAACTTCTTGGTATGCACATCGAATCAGAGATACATGGATCTCCGAAGCGACAGAATTACTCGAACGTAACATGATTACTATTAAAACCTTGGTGGCAATGTGTCCGCTGATTGGCTTACTAGGAACAGTAACAGGTATGATATCTGTTTTTGAAACTATGGCTCAACAAGGAACAGGTAATCCACGTCTAATGGCAGCTGGTATTTCAATGGCAACAATCCCGACAATGGCGGGTATGGTTGCAGCATTATCTGGCGTATTTTTTAGTAGTCGTTTAGACGCAAAAGTTAAACTAGCTAAGGCTAAACTGGTTGACAGTTTACCTCATCACTAG
- a CDS encoding ExbD/TolR family protein yields MARKRTREDEEAAIDMTPMLDIVFIMLIFFIVTTSFVKEAGIEVNKPKAANQTKQKSANIFIAVRDTGEIWLDKRRVDIERVAANIEKLLAEQPTDVVIVQADKDAKHGVVVKVMDAIKEAGIDRISIAAAKG; encoded by the coding sequence ATGGCACGTAAACGAACTCGTGAAGACGAAGAAGCAGCGATAGATATGACACCGATGCTCGACATCGTGTTTATCATGCTGATCTTCTTCATAGTAACTACTTCTTTCGTGAAAGAAGCAGGTATTGAAGTAAACAAACCAAAGGCGGCGAATCAAACCAAGCAAAAGTCAGCTAACATCTTTATAGCAGTTAGAGATACTGGCGAAATTTGGTTAGATAAGCGTCGTGTTGACATCGAGCGTGTTGCGGCTAACATTGAAAAATTATTAGCAGAGCAACCAACAGACGTTGTAATTGTCCAAGCTGACAAAGATGCCAAACATGGTGTCGTTGTTAAAGTGATGGATGCTATTAAAGAAGCAGGCATAGACCGAATTTCTATTGCTGCAGCTAAGGGGTAA
- a CDS encoding energy transducer TonB — protein MVRFLASILLGAVITFGLFSFMAFLVSSGDRSKEEQQENIVVEVNTTPPKSSAEQRRRVPPPPPPPPKTPPKPQAPEPEANTNTGGVSFNLPNVNLGGASTSIAAPGAFGRDGDATPIVRIEPKYPMQAARDGKEGWVRLSFTINEIGGVDDVEVIDADPKRVFDKEARRALRKWKYKPKVVDGKPQKQTGLTVQLDFKMNKD, from the coding sequence ATGGTTCGCTTTTTAGCATCAATACTATTAGGCGCCGTGATAACTTTTGGATTATTTTCTTTTATGGCCTTTCTTGTTTCTAGCGGAGATAGAAGCAAGGAAGAACAACAAGAAAATATCGTAGTAGAAGTTAATACGACACCACCTAAATCGTCAGCCGAGCAGCGTCGTCGCGTGCCACCGCCGCCACCGCCGCCGCCCAAGACACCACCAAAGCCTCAAGCGCCAGAGCCTGAAGCTAATACTAACACTGGGGGAGTTTCATTTAATCTTCCTAATGTTAATTTAGGTGGAGCTTCAACAAGTATAGCTGCACCCGGCGCGTTTGGTCGCGACGGAGATGCAACACCAATTGTGCGTATTGAGCCTAAATACCCAATGCAAGCTGCTAGAGATGGTAAAGAGGGCTGGGTTAGGCTTTCATTTACTATCAATGAAATTGGTGGTGTAGACGATGTTGAAGTAATTGACGCAGATCCAAAACGTGTTTTCGATAAAGAAGCAAGAAGAGCGCTTCGTAAATGGAAATACAAGCCGAAAGTTGTAGACGGTAAACCACAGAAGCAAACTGGGTTAACAGTACAACTAGACTTTAAGATGAATAAGGATTAA
- a CDS encoding tetratricopeptide repeat protein, with translation MKKIVTSLMLCASLVTVQLPVSFQVEAAGLGADEKPKRKVYLPGPTVGKKIGKAFEAYSADDIDGALLILTDIEASKDYDKAFVNFFTGQMFAMKGDSIKAIEYLKAAVAPDILNEADQGNSLKLLGDLQMQEKAYADAVKNYYAWMDFTGKEDGDVWTKIANGYYAMKALDKVIVPADKAIAAYGDKHSTNPYVLKITSYYERKMFKEAVEVLETVVQIFPENKAFWVQLGQFYTLVEDYPKALQTLDLAYKQNFLKKESELKLLSSLYQQSDVPHTAALLLEKHINAGDIKRDDTNVTSLANAWHAAQHIDKAAKYYGELAKMTNDAKHYSKQGNLLKQDEQFKPAIVALNKAIELGAKDKGRIYMSIAESHFYLQDYKQAYKAFEQAAKDPKTRKYARVWLTHTKDTAQRKGKSI, from the coding sequence ATGAAAAAGATAGTAACATCTTTGATGCTATGTGCATCACTTGTAACCGTTCAGCTTCCTGTTTCTTTTCAAGTTGAAGCGGCTGGCTTAGGCGCTGATGAAAAACCAAAACGTAAAGTCTATTTACCCGGACCTACTGTAGGTAAAAAAATTGGTAAAGCATTTGAAGCATACTCAGCTGATGATATCGACGGTGCTTTACTTATTTTGACTGACATTGAAGCTTCTAAAGATTATGACAAAGCATTTGTTAATTTCTTTACAGGTCAAATGTTCGCGATGAAGGGAGATTCAATTAAAGCAATTGAATACTTAAAGGCAGCCGTAGCGCCTGATATTCTTAATGAAGCAGATCAAGGTAATAGTCTGAAGCTATTAGGTGACTTGCAAATGCAAGAAAAAGCCTATGCTGATGCGGTTAAAAACTATTACGCTTGGATGGACTTTACCGGTAAAGAAGACGGTGATGTTTGGACTAAAATTGCAAATGGTTATTATGCAATGAAAGCCCTTGATAAAGTGATTGTTCCTGCCGACAAAGCGATTGCAGCTTATGGTGACAAACATAGTACTAACCCATACGTTTTGAAAATAACTTCATATTATGAACGAAAAATGTTTAAAGAAGCGGTTGAGGTATTGGAAACAGTAGTACAAATCTTTCCTGAAAATAAAGCGTTTTGGGTTCAGCTAGGTCAGTTCTATACTTTAGTTGAAGATTATCCAAAAGCGTTACAAACTTTAGACTTGGCATATAAGCAAAACTTTTTAAAGAAAGAGTCTGAACTTAAATTGCTATCAAGTTTGTATCAGCAAAGTGATGTACCTCATACTGCGGCTTTATTGCTTGAAAAGCATATTAACGCAGGTGACATTAAGCGTGATGATACTAATGTTACGTCATTAGCGAATGCTTGGCATGCAGCTCAACATATTGATAAAGCGGCAAAATACTATGGTGAACTAGCAAAAATGACAAATGATGCTAAACACTACAGTAAGCAAGGCAATTTATTAAAGCAAGATGAGCAATTTAAACCTGCAATTGTTGCGCTTAATAAAGCTATTGAGTTAGGTGCTAAAGATAAAGGCCGTATTTATATGAGTATCGCCGAGTCACACTTTTACTTGCAAGATTATAAGCAGGCTTATAAAGCATTTGAACAAGCGGCTAAAGATCCTAAGACGAGAAAGTATGCAAGAGTATGGTTAACCCATACCAAAGATACTGCTCAACGTAAGGGTAAGTCCATTTAG
- a CDS encoding response regulator yields MQILVVDDKVNIHESIISLLQQYNVDVDVAINGLDGYEKAIVADYDLYIIDHLMPIMDGLQLVKSLKSRPNTADAPILFMTTKQLSYVEKLAEFPLFSAVIHKPIVPESFYQVINQLLPQNTVRQSL; encoded by the coding sequence ATGCAAATTCTAGTAGTAGACGATAAAGTAAACATTCATGAATCAATAATAAGCTTACTGCAACAGTATAATGTTGACGTTGATGTTGCGATTAATGGTCTTGATGGTTATGAAAAGGCGATCGTTGCTGATTATGACTTGTATATTATTGATCATTTAATGCCAATAATGGATGGCTTACAACTTGTTAAAAGTTTAAAGTCTCGCCCTAATACCGCTGATGCTCCCATTCTTTTCATGACAACCAAACAACTCAGCTATGTAGAAAAGTTAGCCGAGTTCCCACTGTTTAGTGCGGTTATTCATAAACCGATAGTACCTGAATCATTTTATCAAGTAATAAATCAGCTTTTACCTCAAAATACTGTGCGTCAGTCACTATAA
- the apt gene encoding adenine phosphoribosyltransferase, with protein MTETQLSILKEAIHTIPDYPKPGILFRDVTGILDSAEAFALTIDLLKEKYKNQGFTKIVGTEARGFLFGAPLALALNIGFVPVRKPGKLPRPTFSQDYQLEYGTDTLEIHQDALTATDKVLIVDDLLATGGTIEATLKLIERVGAKATDAAFVISLPDLGGEKTLAKCKLNVYSLLQYAGD; from the coding sequence ATGACTGAAACTCAATTATCTATTCTTAAAGAAGCTATACACACAATTCCGGATTATCCAAAGCCAGGAATTTTATTTAGAGATGTTACAGGTATACTCGATAGCGCAGAAGCTTTCGCGTTAACTATCGATTTATTAAAAGAAAAATATAAAAACCAAGGCTTTACTAAGATAGTTGGAACCGAAGCGCGTGGTTTTCTATTTGGCGCACCATTAGCACTAGCATTAAATATTGGTTTTGTGCCTGTACGTAAACCAGGTAAATTGCCCAGACCTACATTTTCACAAGACTATCAACTAGAATACGGCACAGATACTTTAGAAATACATCAAGATGCATTAACTGCTACTGATAAAGTGTTAATAGTGGACGACTTACTAGCTACCGGTGGCACAATTGAAGCAACGCTTAAGTTAATTGAAAGGGTTGGCGCTAAGGCAACTGATGCTGCATTTGTTATTTCTTTGCCTGATTTAGGTGGTGAAAAAACGCTTGCTAAGTGCAAATTAAATGTTTATTCCTTACTACAGTACGCAGGCGATTAG